One sulfur-oxidizing endosymbiont of Gigantopelta aegis genomic region harbors:
- a CDS encoding GspE/PulE family protein — MDINKLTRPDGQLDLYKILELLVADGLVSKENTQVLRALDQHNQYSKQHPFLVITDRGWMSCSHPERQISMDELMQWLADKVDIETRRIDPLVIDVHSVTSLMSFSYAKNFNILPLEVTHDTVYVATAQPFQLDWQAEIERISGKNIKLLLSNPDDLTHFLVEFYSVSKSVTKAKYQSEDEILGIQNLEQLIEMGRAGNLDADNNHIVRIVDWLLQYAFEQRASDIHLEPRREQANVRFRIDGVMQQVYEIPAAVMNAVSSRIKILGRMDVSEKRRPQDGRIKTKTPDGLEIELRLSTMPTAFGEKLVMRIFDPEVLQRGFESLGFGKSENKAWQEMIKKPNGIILVTGPTGSGKTSTLYTTLRQLAKPEVNVCTVEDPIEMVEPMFNQMQVHQKIELDFAQGVRTLMRQDPDIIMIGEIRDKETAEMAIQASLTGHLVLSTLHTNDTLSALIRLQDIGVPPYLIHSSIIGIMAQRLVRTLCPHCKEETTIAEDVWADMVKPWKSELPKKVYKPVGCLECRNTGFLGRIGLFEMLPLTTEFKNLLGRDADMEQLRRQAVKDGYKPLRLNGAQKIAKGVTTVEEVLRVSPEPMM; from the coding sequence ATGGATATTAATAAACTTACCCGGCCAGATGGTCAATTGGATCTCTATAAAATATTGGAATTGCTGGTCGCTGACGGGCTGGTTTCAAAGGAGAATACTCAGGTTCTCAGAGCCTTGGACCAACATAATCAATATTCCAAACAACATCCGTTTTTAGTGATTACTGATCGCGGTTGGATGAGTTGTTCTCATCCTGAGCGACAAATATCAATGGATGAGTTGATGCAATGGTTAGCTGATAAAGTAGATATTGAAACTCGGCGAATCGATCCCTTGGTGATTGATGTCCATAGCGTGACTTCCTTAATGTCTTTTTCCTATGCCAAAAACTTCAATATCCTACCCTTAGAAGTGACTCATGATACTGTTTATGTTGCTACAGCACAGCCTTTTCAACTAGACTGGCAGGCAGAAATAGAGCGGATTTCTGGAAAAAACATCAAACTATTATTATCTAATCCGGATGATTTGACCCATTTTCTGGTAGAGTTTTATAGTGTTTCAAAATCGGTTACCAAGGCTAAATACCAGTCAGAAGATGAGATTCTGGGCATTCAGAATCTGGAACAATTAATTGAAATGGGGCGTGCTGGTAACCTAGATGCTGATAACAATCATATTGTGCGTATTGTTGATTGGCTATTACAATATGCCTTTGAACAACGTGCCAGTGATATCCATTTAGAGCCTCGTCGTGAACAGGCCAATGTGCGTTTTCGTATTGATGGTGTCATGCAGCAGGTGTATGAAATTCCTGCCGCAGTAATGAATGCGGTTTCTAGTCGTATCAAAATTCTTGGTCGTATGGATGTCTCTGAAAAACGTCGCCCACAAGATGGCCGAATCAAAACTAAAACCCCCGATGGTTTAGAAATCGAATTACGCTTATCGACCATGCCGACGGCCTTTGGTGAAAAACTGGTGATGCGGATTTTTGATCCTGAAGTGCTACAACGGGGCTTTGAATCATTAGGTTTTGGTAAGTCGGAAAATAAAGCCTGGCAGGAAATGATCAAAAAGCCCAATGGCATTATCTTAGTGACGGGGCCTACGGGTTCGGGTAAAACCAGTACGCTTTATACCACTTTACGGCAATTAGCCAAGCCGGAAGTCAATGTTTGCACGGTAGAAGATCCCATCGAAATGGTTGAACCCATGTTCAATCAAATGCAGGTTCACCAGAAAATTGAACTCGATTTTGCCCAGGGCGTTCGAACATTGATGCGTCAAGATCCAGATATTATCATGATTGGTGAGATCAGGGATAAAGAAACTGCAGAAATGGCAATTCAGGCCTCTTTAACTGGGCATCTAGTGCTATCCACTTTACACACAAATGATACCTTATCTGCTCTTATTCGCTTACAGGATATTGGTGTGCCACCTTATTTGATCCATTCCAGCATTATCGGTATTATGGCGCAACGTCTGGTACGTACCCTTTGCCCGCATTGTAAAGAGGAAACCACAATTGCTGAAGATGTTTGGGCTGATATGGTCAAACCCTGGAAAAGTGAGTTGCCGAAAAAAGTTTATAAGCCGGTTGGTTGTTTAGAATGTCGAAATACGGGGTTTTTAGGTCGTATTGGTTTGTTTGAAATGTTGCCTTTAACGACCGAGTTTAAAAACTTATTGGGGCGGGATGCCGATATGGAACAATTACGCCGTCAGGCAGTCAAAGACGGTTATAAACCATTACGCCTCAATGGCGCACAAAAAATTGCTAAGGGTGTCACTACCGTAGAAGAGGTTTTGCGGGTTTCTCCTGAGCCAATGATGTGA
- a CDS encoding lipid-binding SYLF domain-containing protein, which translates to MYNKHGIFIFSCLMFFSQQSSALGERLGEMASDVGDAATELGKSAGKVATDVGKSAGIGVDATALERDADAALNKLLKSTPAAAQLAKKAKGILIFPKILKAGLMVGGQHGEGVLKKNGKTVAYYNTVAGSYGFQAGAQSFSYAMFFMNSKAMDYLNSSDGWEVGVGPSIVVVDDGMARSMTSMTTTESVYVFTFGQGGLMAGAGLQGSKISQIHPQ; encoded by the coding sequence ATGTATAACAAGCATGGTATTTTTATTTTTTCTTGCCTGATGTTTTTTTCACAGCAAAGTTCAGCTTTAGGTGAACGATTGGGTGAAATGGCCAGTGATGTTGGCGATGCGGCGACTGAACTGGGCAAGTCGGCTGGCAAAGTAGCAACTGATGTTGGAAAATCGGCTGGCATTGGTGTCGATGCTACTGCGCTTGAGCGTGATGCCGATGCCGCACTGAATAAATTGTTAAAGTCTACTCCTGCTGCCGCTCAGTTAGCCAAAAAGGCCAAGGGTATTCTTATTTTTCCTAAAATCCTTAAAGCCGGTTTAATGGTTGGTGGCCAGCATGGTGAAGGTGTGTTGAAGAAAAATGGTAAGACCGTGGCTTATTACAATACTGTCGCGGGTTCTTATGGGTTTCAGGCTGGCGCACAAAGCTTTAGTTATGCGATGTTTTTTATGAATAGCAAGGCAATGGATTATTTGAATAGTAGCGATGGCTGGGAAGTCGGTGTCGGTCCAAGCATTGTCGTGGTTGACGATGGCATGGCACGTTCTATGACTTCAATGACAACCACCGAATCGGTTTATGTCTTTACCTTCGGTCAAGGTGGCTTGATGGCAGGTGCAGGTCTTCAAGGGTCTAAAATTAGTCAAATTCACCCCCAATAG
- a CDS encoding OmpP1/FadL family transporter, translated as MHFRKSLVTTSILLASISFSGLISAAGLWLYEGASPEVGTASAGRNAIADNAATAAFNPAGMTRLDRDELLAGFQPMYVDARFDIDNGSGSGGGNGGNAGGWVPALAVYYVHELAPDLKFGLSSGSYLGLGVDFGTDWGGRYFVTDGELLTLLTKASLGYKVNDKLSIGGSINMVYSKLTQKIAWNNNPLNIGNTADGQIKIEESELSFGFGVSMLYEFTTMTRVGFIYNSEVDLEFDDAISTKGISGITGIPDYFLGDPNVDLEMTLPQAVSFSVFHQLNDDWAVVGSLGWQDWSAFGKTDLIFSGGARTTYDRNYDDTWNAAVGFHYQWSDKWKLMSGIAYDSSPVSDKDRTIDLPLDRQIRYALGAQYELSKDITVSGAYELMDAGKASVNQAGLARQGGLDGEFKTNFIHIFTINASWKY; from the coding sequence ATGCACTTTAGAAAGTCACTTGTTACTACCTCCATATTATTAGCATCCATTTCTTTTTCGGGGCTTATTTCAGCCGCTGGGCTTTGGCTTTATGAAGGCGCTTCTCCCGAAGTGGGTACTGCTTCGGCAGGGCGTAATGCCATTGCAGATAATGCAGCAACGGCAGCATTTAACCCGGCAGGAATGACGCGTTTAGATAGAGATGAATTATTGGCTGGATTTCAGCCTATGTATGTTGATGCAAGATTTGATATTGATAATGGCTCGGGTTCAGGTGGTGGGAATGGTGGTAATGCCGGTGGTTGGGTGCCAGCACTGGCAGTTTACTATGTGCATGAATTAGCGCCAGACTTAAAATTTGGCCTATCCAGTGGCTCATATTTGGGGCTGGGTGTTGATTTTGGTACAGACTGGGGAGGGCGATATTTTGTGACCGATGGTGAGCTCCTGACCTTGCTGACAAAGGCTTCATTGGGTTATAAGGTCAATGATAAACTATCCATTGGTGGTTCTATTAATATGGTTTATAGCAAATTGACACAAAAAATTGCTTGGAATAACAATCCATTAAATATTGGTAACACAGCGGATGGCCAGATAAAAATTGAAGAATCCGAACTGAGCTTTGGTTTTGGTGTATCGATGCTCTATGAATTTACAACCATGACGCGAGTAGGTTTTATTTATAACTCCGAGGTTGACCTAGAGTTTGATGATGCTATCAGTACTAAGGGTATTTCAGGAATTACGGGCATTCCTGACTATTTTTTAGGTGATCCCAATGTTGATCTGGAAATGACTTTACCACAGGCTGTTTCGTTTAGTGTTTTTCACCAGCTGAATGATGACTGGGCTGTAGTAGGAAGCCTCGGTTGGCAGGACTGGTCAGCATTTGGCAAAACTGATTTAATTTTTTCTGGTGGTGCTCGAACGACTTATGATCGTAATTATGATGATACCTGGAATGCTGCAGTGGGCTTTCATTATCAATGGTCAGACAAGTGGAAATTAATGTCAGGTATTGCTTATGATAGTTCACCGGTGAGTGATAAAGATCGCACTATCGATTTACCTTTGGATAGACAGATCCGTTATGCACTCGGAGCTCAGTATGAATTGAGCAAAGACATTACCGTTAGTGGTGCTTATGAATTAATGGATGCGGGTAAAGCAAGTGTTAACCAGGCAGGGCTTGCTCGTCAGGGGGGTTTGGATGGTGAGTTTAAAACCAACTTTATTCATATATTTACCATTAATGCCAGTTGGAAATATTAA